One genomic window of Solanum dulcamara chromosome 10, daSolDulc1.2, whole genome shotgun sequence includes the following:
- the LOC129871571 gene encoding uncharacterized protein LOC129871571 — protein sequence MPVSGNEEPGVLARQSSNSSSGIPIKKRWYSMFQPASSISAEPSPFSSENESKTKCPGLNQGSTLTSCDSTGKSDTSKNSLLEVKEKSPLGAKVDSQPTMLSFLSISPETNPNSTSGPSRNIDNLVKPVLTQKLASQEAIGTTTVTAVKKEVIAKQGESHSKLELPADSGHIELSLGPKKPHVSSLVVDPNAGGSCLMRGTVNPSLLSLSLNKGKGISLDGSCKNELNNNDADDTACTNRSNWDLNTPMDSWEGSGDDVPVQDASQIDLLGKTSSSLDIKPPISSASVIGSNGDKGKQVVGASEQEFNFPISIHPSLPYKPADVLHLSLGSTLRGFDSSVLQSLAKVDSSRVSPNSGLLKNLALSRNMTSPTCKPVKPEPVEEALVQANAGTLKANIGKPEVVRQNLQSSELSTNSPQELLEEKPMKCEPLHEVSQEISMTANVIAHQSVGRVLQLQDSSSCCSSSSTLPMPLTPQLGCPSRLSTCSDLSVSGGDLSTPSEYSVHTNEANRSKNVLDQADADIAAKNANFDLKESNVSSDKVEASVSASMNIEDHMVCKKTQDPHNLVASGEGLANDEEKISISAGTEEECYGSDYESDGHHAFAGHVDTESVECSREDEEYEDGEVREPMMPSIEEDPIAEGMESEKNNVSSSKNAHSSGFSGVAESHCFTNDEKVYSIPIPTESNADFVKGCDEKAVKIDHKDGKLQSPLLDKEETTGAGTGAVHQGSVDQSGIADVQEGCEKDVLCDVTPAGSSGAGRNAGEANNEYIGRSDMSPTAVSSLQNAETPVNATSNKDLTNFGSKSRIISLPRASNVTPPSNFRPITGRSLSSRSGRERYSDMEEEKFHLRRNRDETYADGPKFVRDRIQDRSFGSSRGNFMRGRGRGSARFDSLRREWDSGRDFESYGGVADYRFRPKRRPTVGESEIERNDGPDGHFIRGNTKFTTMQRRGFPRMRSKSPVRSRTRSPGPWSSPRRRLNEGYNGPPDSSHHRSPAMYREDRMRSSPRTSFTEEIVPRRRDSPSYTTRRLNDMRDVDAVQEHGHPRSLSTRRSPPARVFTRSNRRLEVLDRRERSDGDEYFDGPIHTARFPELRGGASTDERRKYGERRGGPVRSFRPSYNSENDNFRFHPNGGPRPFRFYQEADAEFVERNNTREREFDDNIKDRPLPRRMRNVEEQEGGNFRQSGQLWHEEEFDVSRLKRRRF from the exons ATGCCAGTTTCTGGGAACGAAGAG CCTGGGGTTCTTGCTCGGCAGTCTAGTAACTCTTCATCAGGTATCCCTATTAAGAAGAGGTGGTACTCTATGTTCCAGCCTGCTTCATCTATCAGTGCTGAGCCATCTCCTTTTTCTAGTGAAAATGAATCCAAAACCAAATGTCCTGGCTTGAACCAGGGATCGACCTTGACTTCTTGTGATAGTACAGGTAAATCTGACACTTCCAAGAACTCCCTTCTAGAGGTAAAAGAAAAAAGTCCTTTGGGTGCGAAAGTTGACTCTCAGCCTACTATGCTATCATTTTTATCCATATCTCCGGAAACAAATCCTAATTCTACCTCTGGGCCTTCAAGAAATATTGACAATCTTGTGAAACCAGTATTGACCCAAAAACTAGCTAGCCAGGAAGCTATTGGTACAACAACAGTGACTGCTGTCAAGAAAGAAGTTATTGCCAAACAAGGGGAAAGCCACAGTAAACTTGAACTTCCTGCCGATTCAGGGCACATTGAACTGTCATTAGGCCCAAAGAAACCTCATGTTTCTTCTTTGGTTGTTGATCCAAATGCTGGGGGGAGTTGCCTGATGCGTGGAACTGTAAATCCTTCGTTGCTTTCTCTTTCTTTGAACAAAGGGAAGGGCATTTCCCTGGACGGAAGCTgcaagaatgaattgaataacaATGATGCTGATGATACTGCATGCACTAATAGATCTAACTGGGATCTGAACACTCCCATGGATTCATGGGAGGGTTCTGGTGATGATGTTCCTGTTCAAGATGCAAGTCAAATTGATCTGTTAGGTAAGACATCTAGTTCACTAGACATAAAGCCGCCTATTAGTTCTGCTTCTGTTATTGGTTCTAATGGTGATAAAGGGAAGCAAGTTGTTGGAGCTAGTGAGCAGGAATTTAATTTTCCCATCTCAATACATCCTAGCCTACCATACAAGCCTGCGGATGTTCTTCATCTTAGTCTCGGTAGTACTTTACGAGGGTTTGACTCCTCAGTACTGCAGTCATTGGCTAAAGTAGACTCCAGCAGGGTTAGTCCAAACTCAGGTTTACTGAAAAATCTGGCATTGAGTAGAAACATGACTTCCCCTACTTGTAAACCTGTTAAGCCAGAACCTGTTGAAGAAGCCTTGGTACAAGCTAATGCTGGAACATTAAAGGCTAATATAGGAAAACCTGAAGTTGTGAGGCAGAATTTGCAGTCTAGTGAGTTGTCAACCAACAGTCCTCAGGAATTACTTGAGGAAAAACCAATGAAATGCGAACCACTCCACGAAGTTAGCCAGGAAATATCCATGACAGCAAATGTGATTGCGCACCAATCAGTTGGAAGGGTTTTGCAGCTTCAGGATAGTTCttcttgttgttcttcttcttctacattGCCAATGCCTTTGACCCCTCAACTGGGATGTCCTTCTAGATTGTCTACCTGTTCAGATTTGTCTGTGAGTGGTGGGGACCTGTCTACTCCATCTGAGTACTCTGTTCATACTAATGAAGCTAATAGGAGTAAAAATGTTCTAGATCAGGCAGATGCTGATATTGCTGCTAAAAATGCAAACTTTGACCTCAAAGAATCAAATGTATCCAGTGATAAAGTTGAGGCATCTGTTTCGGCGAGCATGAACATTGAAGATCACATGGTATGCAAAAAGACACAAGACCCTCATAATTTGGTTGCAAGTGGTGAAGGATTGGCAAATGATGAGGAAAAGATAAGTATATCAGCTGGTACAGAAGAAGAATGTTATGGTTCTGATTATGAATCTGATGGTCATCATGCTTTTGCGGGACATGTTGACACTGAAAGTGTGGAGTGTAGCAGAGAGGATGAGGAATATGAAGACGGTGAGGTCCGAGAACCAATGATGCCGTCGATTGAAGAAGACCCAATTGCTGAGGGGATGGAATCAGAGAAAAATAATGTATCTTCCAGCAAAAATGCTCATTCTTCTGGCTTTTCTGGAGTTGCGGAATCTCACTGCTTCACTAATGATGAAAAAGTTTACAGTATACCAATTCCTACCGAGTCTAATGCTGACTTTGTGAAAGGCTGTGATGAGAAAGCTGTCAAAATTGATCATAAAGATGGCAAGTTGCAGAGTCCATTATTAGATAAAGAAGAAACAACTGGTGCTGGCACCGGTGCTGTTCACCAAGGATCAGTTGATCAATCAGGAATAGCAGATGTGCAGGAGGGATGTGAAAAGGATGTCTTATGCGACGTAACACCTGCTGGAAGCAGTGGGGCTGGCAGAAATGCCGGCGAGGCTAATAACGAGTATATTGGAAGATCTGATATGTCCCCAACAGCTGTGTCATCTTTGCAAAATGCTGAAACACCTGTTAATGCTACCTCTAATAAAGATTTGACAAATTTTGGAAGCAAGAGCCGTATCATCAGCTTACCTCGTGCATCCAATGTGACACCTCCTAGTAATTTCAGACCTATTACAGGTAGATCACTGTCTTCAAGAAGTGGAAGAGAAAGGTATTCAGATATGGAGGAGGAGAAATTCCATCTACGGAGGAAtag GGATGAAACTTATGCTGATGGTCCTAAGTTTGTGCGAGATAGGATTCAGGACCGATCATTTGGCAGCTCAAGGGGGAACTTCATGAGGGGAAGAGGGAGGGGCTCGGCCCGGTTTGACAGTTTACGTAGAGAATGGGATTCTGGGCGTGATTTTGAAAGCTATGGAGGTGTAGCTGATTATCGCTTTAGACCTAAACGTAGACCTACTGTTGGGGAATCTGAAATTGAACGTAATGATGGACCAGATGGTCATTTCATTCGGGGTAATACAAAGTTTACCACAATGCAGAGAAGAGGTTTCCCTCGAATGCGGTCTAAATCTCCTGTTAGATCCCGTACACGTTCCCCTGGCCCTTGGTCATCTCCACGGAGGAGATTGAATGAAGGATATAATGGTCCCCCAGATTCATCTCATCACAGGTCACCAGCTATGTACAGGGAAGATAGAATGAGGTCTTCTCCACGAACTTCTTTTACTGAAGAGATAGTTCCTCGAAGACGTGATTCCCCCTCATATACCACTCGGCGTCTGAATGATATGAGGGACGTGGATGCTGTACAGGAGCACGGTCATCCGAGGTCTCTTTCTACTAGAAGAAGTCCACCTGCTCGGGTATTTACTAGAAGCAATAGGAGACTTGAGGTTTTAGATCGTCGGGAGAGGTCTGATGGCGATGAGTACTTTGATGGGCCGATACACACTGCTAGATTTCCTGAGCTTCGTGGTGGTGCAAGTACCGACGAGAGAAGAAAGTATGGCGAGAGGCGAGGAGGACCTGTTCGTTCTTTTCGTCCTTCTTATAACAGTGAAAATGACAATTTCCGTTTCCACCCAAATGGTGGCCCTAGGCCTTTTAGGTTCTATCAAGAAGCTGATGCAGAATTTGTTGAAAGAAATAATACTAGAGAGAGAGAATTTGATGATAATATCAAGGATCGACCTTTACCTAGACGAATGAGAAATGTCGAAGAGCAAGAAGGTGGTAATTTTAGACAGAGTGGGCAGCTTTGGCATGAAGAGGAATTCGATGTCTCCAGATTGAAGAGAAGAAGATTTTGA
- the LOC129870480 gene encoding uncharacterized protein LOC129870480 codes for MATLTSSTLQLTKSNPFFTKSPLKFHAPSYSSFTIRATTEESSPSDTEEQTTIDSSSDPDSFENRLSQVRLRYRSGTGKKAEVRKTRKGKKSSSGSGSGSSVFLPPIPLKEPVSEGLTVEFGFSPYSERVNGRIAMLGLSALLLVELATGKSVINYHTPAIVFIQVYFVAAVTAVYLKYEKEKVSVWPK; via the coding sequence ATGGCGACCTTAACTTCTTCCACTCTGCAACTCACAAAATCAAACCCTTTCTTCACAAAATCTCCTCTCAAATTCCACGCGCCGTCTTACTCCTCCTTCACCATACGCGCCACCACGGAGGAATCCTCACCTTCCGACACCGAAGAACAAACCACCATCGATTCATCCTCCGATCCCGACAGCTTCGAGAATCGTCTCTCTCAAGTCCGTCTCCGGTACCGTAGCGGAACGGGGAAGAAAGCAGAAGTCCGAAAAACTCGAAAGGGCAAAAAAAGTTCATCCGGATCCGGATCCGGGTCAAGCGTGTTCCTCCCACCAATTCCTCTAAAGGAACCTGTTTCCGAAGGTTTAACCGTTGAATTCGGATTCAGCCCGTATTCTGAGCGGGTCAATGGCCGGATCGCCATGCTCGGATTATCCGCATTACTGTTGGTGGAGCTTGCAACAGGTAAGAGTGTGATAAATTACCATACGCCGGCGATTGTGTTTATTCAGGTTTATTTTGTCGCCGCCGTGACGGCGGTGTATTTGAAGTATGAGAAAGAGAAAGTTAGCGTTTGGCCTAAATAG